One uncultured Tolumonas sp. genomic window carries:
- a CDS encoding autotransporter assembly complex family protein: MKYKKYRNYLIAGSLCLGCISAAQAKPVVYDIRGVKGESLDNVRYYLAALPAIDSQKAEGRANKIELAVRQAMQAIGYYSPRINFTYPADKDNRLQIQIEAGKPVLIRQLQVELEGDAQKDPDFLKILSSMDLNIGDVMHHGKYENIKRRLKTLAATHGYFDAKMEKADVQLYPNDRAADIHIIFNSGQRYRFGAITVDGIPQTKVIQPLFHFKQGDFYDTRKLAELSQALSQTRYFQVVDVHPKMTENSDFVIPVIVHLEKKKPNQMETGIGFSTDEGPRVQWNWERPWVNDDGHRFSSQIKVAQTTQTVDFSYRIPNKNPIDDYYQLQTTYENVDQDDTRSQKIETGLHYWTTLLGRWQRDYFFKTAYEKYEQGEDSGNSLLFLPGASITRVRSQGGIDPYWGDQQTVSVMFSDPTWGSDTRFVKVWGRTKWLRTYASKHRFIFRAEQGALLWGNLSEIPASQRFFTGGDQTVRGFGYESISPLDSSGKLSGALNVSAGSLEYNYQIAPKWRIATFVDVGTATNDYKDPWKIGTGIGGRWLTPVGQLRFDLAFGVSEQQVPFRLHFALGPEL, translated from the coding sequence TTGAAATATAAAAAATACCGAAATTACCTGATTGCTGGCAGTCTGTGTTTGGGCTGTATTTCGGCTGCGCAGGCGAAGCCCGTTGTCTATGATATTCGTGGTGTTAAAGGCGAATCACTGGATAATGTGCGTTATTATCTTGCGGCATTACCCGCCATTGATAGCCAGAAAGCCGAAGGTCGCGCAAACAAAATTGAACTGGCTGTTCGACAAGCCATGCAAGCGATTGGCTATTATTCCCCGCGGATTAATTTCACCTATCCCGCAGATAAAGATAACCGGCTACAGATACAAATTGAAGCGGGTAAACCCGTGTTAATTCGCCAGCTTCAAGTCGAATTAGAAGGCGATGCTCAGAAAGATCCTGACTTCCTGAAGATTTTGTCGTCGATGGACTTAAACATCGGTGACGTCATGCATCATGGTAAATATGAGAATATCAAACGCCGGTTAAAAACACTGGCGGCTACCCACGGCTATTTTGATGCCAAGATGGAAAAGGCTGACGTTCAACTCTATCCCAATGATCGGGCGGCTGATATTCATATCATTTTCAACAGCGGCCAGCGCTATCGTTTTGGCGCAATTACCGTGGATGGTATTCCACAAACCAAAGTGATCCAGCCGTTGTTTCATTTTAAACAAGGCGATTTTTACGATACGCGGAAATTGGCAGAGCTGAGTCAGGCGTTATCGCAAACCCGTTATTTTCAGGTGGTGGATGTTCACCCGAAAATGACAGAAAACAGCGATTTTGTGATCCCGGTAATCGTGCATTTAGAGAAGAAAAAGCCAAATCAAATGGAAACGGGTATTGGCTTTTCGACCGATGAAGGCCCCCGGGTGCAATGGAACTGGGAACGCCCGTGGGTGAATGATGACGGGCATCGTTTCTCTTCACAGATCAAGGTGGCACAAACTACACAGACAGTTGATTTCAGTTACCGCATTCCCAACAAAAATCCGATCGATGATTATTATCAACTGCAAACGACGTATGAAAACGTGGATCAAGATGATACCCGTTCGCAAAAAATTGAAACCGGCTTGCATTATTGGACAACCTTACTTGGCCGCTGGCAACGGGATTACTTTTTTAAAACGGCCTATGAAAAATATGAGCAGGGTGAAGATAGCGGGAATAGTCTGTTGTTTTTACCGGGCGCATCAATTACCCGAGTCCGCAGTCAGGGCGGGATAGATCCATATTGGGGCGATCAACAGACGGTCTCAGTGATGTTTTCTGATCCCACCTGGGGTTCTGATACCCGTTTTGTGAAAGTGTGGGGCCGCACCAAATGGCTGCGTACTTATGCGAGCAAACATCGATTCATCTTCCGTGCTGAACAAGGTGCATTGTTATGGGGGAATCTGAGTGAAATTCCAGCCTCACAGCGCTTTTTTACCGGTGGTGATCAAACGGTGCGTGGTTTTGGTTATGAAAGCATTTCGCCACTGGATTCTTCCGGCAAACTCTCCGGCGCGTTGAATGTCAGTGCCGGAAGCCTGGAATATAACTATCAGATCGCACCGAAGTGGCGAATAGCCACTTTTGTTGATGTGGGGACGGCAACGAATGACTACAAAGATCCTTGGAAAATTGGGACTGGTATTGGTGGTCGTTGGTTAACCCCCGTTGGTCAATTACGATTTGATTTAGCTTTTGGTGTATCGGAGCAACAGGTGCCATTCCGTTTGCACTTTGCGTTGGGGCCTGAGTTATGA